One Phragmites australis chromosome 23, lpPhrAust1.1, whole genome shotgun sequence DNA window includes the following coding sequences:
- the LOC133905726 gene encoding laccase-25-like, whose product MATTWLLLLRFGLIALFASVAQAAVVEHTFNLGNLSISQLCKPATIITAVNGRLPGPTIEAREGDTVVVHLVNGSPYNMTIHWHGIFQRGTPWADGPAMVTQCPVKPGANYTYRFNVTGQEGTLWWHAHFSFLRATVYGALVIHPRGGAKAYPFPTPHREETVILGEWWKDNVYDLERTFFLNPAIPVRPADAYTINGKPGDFYNCSGANQTHKFQVQSNETYLLRIINAALNTPLFFKVANHSFTVVGADAAYTTPYETDVVMIAPGQTVDALMVAGAAVGRYYMAASPYNSIIGPGPGFSNTTGTALVEYMGSTGEETPQVPSRPESNDTETAFRFLSNLTALVLPGKPTVPLSVDTRMFVTVGLGVSDCQPAQLLCNRSRTVFSSSMNNASFDFPTAVSMLQAHYNNSSAGVYTRDFPDRPPVIFDYTADASDNATMQYTNKSTKVKTLRYNETVEMVLQNTRLIAKESHPMHLHGFNFFVLAQGFGNYDAKTAAPQFNLINPQERNTVAVPTGGWAVIRFVANNPGMWLMHCHFDAHLVLGLAMVFEVQDGPTAETSVPPPPADLPLC is encoded by the exons ATGGCTACGACTTGGTTACTGCTTCTGCGTTTCGGTCTCATCGCCTTGTTTGCCTCTGTTGCTCAAGCTGCTGTCGTGGAGCACACTTTCAAT CTCGGGAACCTGTCGATAAGCCAGCTGTGCAAGCCGGCGACGATCATCACGGCGGTGAATGGCCGGCTCCCCGGCCCGACGATCGAGGCCCGGGAGGGCGACACGGTGGTTGTTCACCTCGTCAACGGCTCACCATACAACATGACCATCCACTG GCACGGCATATTCCAGCGTGGCACGCCGTGGGCTGACGGGCCGGCGATGGTCACGCAGTGCCCCGTCAAGCCGGGCGCCAACTACACGTACCGCTTCAACGTGACCGGCCAGGAGGGCACGCTGTGGTGGCACGcccacttctccttcctccgcgCCACCGTCTACGGCGCGCTCGTCATCCACCCCCGCGGCGGCGCCAAGGCCTACCCCTTCCCCACGCCCCACAGGGAGGAGACCGTTATCCTCGGCGAGTGGTGGAAGGACAACGTCTACGACCTCGAGCGGACGTTTTTCTTGAACCCTGCCATACCGGTGCGCCCCGCGGACGCCTACACCATCAACGGCAAGCCGGGAGACTTCTACAACTGCTCCGGCGCTAACC AGACGCACAAGTTTCAGGTGCAGAGCAACGAGACGTACTTGCTCCGGATCATCAACGCGGCGCTGAACACGCCCTTGTTCTTCAAGGTGGCGAACCACAGCTTCACCGTCGTCGGCGCAGACGCGGCCTACACCACTCCGTACGAGACCGACGTGGTGATGATCGCGCCCGGGCAGACCGTGGACGCGCTCATGGTCGCGGGCGCCGCCGTCGGGAGATACTACATGGCGGCGTCACCTTACAACAGCATCATCGGACCGGGCCCGGGCTTCAGCAACACCACTGGAACGGCCCTGGTGGAGTACATGGGCTCCACTGGGGAGGAGACGCCGCAGGTGCCGTCGCGGCCGGAGTCCAACGACACTGAGACTGCGTTCCGGTTCCTCTCCAACCTGACGGCGCTGGTGCTCCCTGGCAAGCCGACCGTGCCGCTCTCCGTGGACACTCGCATGTTCGTCACCGTCGGACTCGGCGTCTCCGACTGCCAGCCGGCGCAGCTGTTATGCAACCGGAGCCGCACCGTCTTCTCGTCCAGCATGAACAACGCCTCCTTCGATTTCCCCACTGCCGTCTCCATGCTCCAGGCTCACTACAATAACTCTTCGGCCGGCGTCTACACCCGCGACTTCCCCGACCGACCGCCGGTCATCTTCGACTACACCGCCGACGCGAGCGACAACGCCACGATGCAGTACACGAACAAGTCGACCAAGGTCAAGACGCTGAGGTACAACGAAACGGTGGAGATGGTGCTGCAGAACACACGGCTGATCGCCAAGGAGAGCCACCCCATGCACCTCCACGGCTTCAACTTCTTCGTACTCGCACAAGGCTTCGGCAATTATGATGCGAAGACGGCAGCGCCACAGTTCAATCTCATCAACCCGCAGGAGCGCAACACCGTCGCCGTCCCCACCGGCGGCTGGGCCGTCATCCGCTTCGTGGCAAACAACCCTG GGATGTGGTTAATGCACTGCCACTTCGACGCCCATCTTGTGTTGGGGCTGGCAATGGTGTTCGAGGTTCAGGACGGGCCGACGGCAGAAACATCGGTGCCCCCACCTCCCGCAGACCTTCCACTGTGCTAG